Genomic segment of Dromaius novaehollandiae isolate bDroNov1 chromosome 6, bDroNov1.hap1, whole genome shotgun sequence:
ctccctgcacattgcctctgctgccagacagggaagagagggaagagcaggcggaaggaagtgggaagcaatgactgttcttctcaccttgtgttgagagaaggcagctgatacaGTCGACTGCCCGCTGGCGTGATGTGGCCAGggagtcacagctgagaggccccagcACTCCAATCATGGAGCCAAACTGCTCAGAAGAGTTTTCTCTCTggtagaaatcaaagaaagaagaaagttctcaggctgcaggagtggCCCTTCAACCTTCTCCTTCTGACACTGACTCCTGACCCACAGCAGGGCATCTGGATCGACAGAAGCTCAGCTTTATCCTCCCAGGAGATTAGCaacccagagcacagctctgagcaaacctccctgccagggaagcagaagggcttAAGAAGCAATGCTGTCTTGGTGGCAGATGGGTGCTGAGgttagggcagagctgcagagaagacctGCAGGGCCTCCTGGCTCGCCAGGGCTGCCCTCGTCTTGGTTCCCCGAGAGACTCCAGCTGAAcccacaagcactcccaaagagttttgggaagagggagtCAATACTCACAGCATCCTCCAGTCTCTCGGTGTAAGTCTTTAGCAGATGAGTGCAGGCATAAAgggccctctctctctcccactctttcCCAGAGCGGAGCCAGGCCTCTAGGAGCTGTTGGAAGACCACAGCTAGATCAGGGCATGCATCgtttgcacgcacacacactcacacacacacacacacactcctttacagtctcccaccttttcttcccccaggaaCCACACTAAGGATACATTGGCCTCCATGGGAATTCATCACCGCTGTGAGGTACACAAACACTGAAGGCTTCTTATATTAGTGTATCTGATACTTGCACACAGCACTCACTCATCAGCAAAGATTGGGAATGCCTTGTATCCGTCCACCATGGCCATCTTGGCAACAGCTCCCATTGCAACATGCCCTGACAACCAATAACACAACTCCTACAGCCACGACGGGCCATAGTTTTCTCCACCTCCAGGGAAGAATTGCATGCCTTGCACCTGCCTCCAGAGCATCTCCTATTCTCAGATGATCCCCTAAAGCGTGAGGCCCTCCATCCTTGGCTCTCCTCTTGACAAAagagagtttccctttctcctctttgctactCACGTGAAAGGTTTCCTTGAGCCATGACAAGGTCAGCTCTTCCTCAAGACTTGTCATGAGGCGAGCAAGAGCTTCCAGGGATCGTGTATAGAGAGcctaaaagcaagagagaaggagtggtagctgaaatcagagagcctcagaactcagccagagaggctgccagcattcagtgcatgataaggtgcagctctgaacatgcagagcagcagagggggattgacagctacctctgcatgctcagcatcatctgctgcctccccttcttttgtctgctcaaggggaggaaggggaaataggCTTCGGAAGCACTCCTGAAGAAGATGACAGTTTTCCTTCTGGGTCAGAGATGGCTTGATCTtgctggcagaagacaaaagaaagagttcagaaaggacACTTGCTACTCTTTGCCAGAGGGGGTCCAGTGGCAGCTAGAGTTCATCTGAAGCTGGAGCCCCAGTTCCCAACACTGCTGTTCCATGAAGAGGGAGCACTTCCGCCAACTCCCATGGATTCTTGCCCATCAGACTCCCAGGGTACAGAGAGCTGGGAGCTCTCTtcccccagccagccagccagccagccagcagcttTTCTGCAGCCCAGAACACTCTCTGTTCCACACTTCTCCAATCTACAGCCTCAGGCCATCTCTCTCCAACACTGGGCTCCAGGATCTGTACCGCATCACATCTTCCAGGATCATACAAAACGGGGACCATCACCTCACCCCACACCAAAGGCAGCTTCTCACCCCACACTCAGGTCAACTGTGAAGCTTCAGtcagctcctctgtgacatgCGGAGGAATACCCAGCACACAGGAGGAAAAGCCCTACCTCAAGTGCTCCACCGCAAGAATCGCCCTGTAGCGAACGGGAGAAGCCACACAATCCAGGGGCTCCTGCTTCATGAAgtcctgcaggtcacagagagacaggtacacagaggtcagagggcaggaaagaagagggccttgcctcagcaagaagagcagattCTTCTTCCGCGCGTGTGGCTAACACAGACAGCCTCCATGCAGGTTTCTCCCAGAACTGCCGGAAGACCGCAGCTCCAGAGAGGACAGAcccactgctcttcccagggatcgcccacaagctggcagcacaagggacCCTAGTGTGCTGGTGCCTAGGCCTCGGACACTCCCAAGTTTGCCCAAGGCCTTTCTCAGCCCACAGAGAACAGTGCCTCTCTGAGGAAACCCCTCTCAGTGcacaaactcttctgcaggacaGCCTCTCTCACTCCATGTCACTCACCAGCACAATCTCCAGCAGCACCCTCTTcgaagcaaagctgaagttctcACAGGTGCCAACACCTTGAAGGGCGCAGCTGACTTCTGTGACACTCTGGATTAGGGCCAGCTTGAGTTCTGTGTCCTGAGGAccaggagagaaaaacaaggtGACATAGATGAGGAGCTGTTCAAAGGACCAAAGGCCAAAAGATTAACAGGAGGGCCAAAAGATCAACCCAAGGGCCAAAGCTACTCTCAAAGTGCTGcggagggaagaaactgcatcCTCCAGGAGCCTAGGGGGAAGGGCCTCTGggtcttatttcagtggaaggagaTCTCTCCTGGGATCCTAGGAAGACATGGActacctggaagcagaaaggagctttccCCAGCTTCCTACCCAAAAGAGAGCCCCCTGGACTCTGGCCCAAGGCAGTGGGGAAAGCAAATCTGGAACAACGGAAACTGGAaatgggagaagggcaaggagcaagGCTCATTCAGGGAGCATTTACTGGGGCTGGGAAAGTGAAGCCCGGTGCCTGCAAggtgcaaggagaaagagtgagagtcggggaaacagaaaacactagtatGCGAAAGACGGCAGCAGTTCAGATTACCGCCAACACTACAAGGCTGCAGAGACTCATCTGgagccctctgtcccctgcatgGGGAGCAACGGCTAGAACTGGACCTGGGATACTGCTTGTGCTTCGGGTCTCTGACATCTCAGACAAGTCCCCCAAAACTCAAAGAACACCAGCAATGACACGGGGATATATGTCAAAGGGATAGAGTGGCAGGTTTGGAACTGGAGATCCAGGACTCTTGTTGAGAGCAGATCTTTCCAAACAGATGCTCTGTCCCAGTAAGCTCCGGTTCAGAGGAGGGTGGGAGCTAGCTCTAGACTAATTGTCCCGACACCGAGCATTCACAGCTCCTACCTGAGGGCTGGTTCTGTACTGGCACAGGATGTTCTCTACAATGTCCGTCTCGACCCgggcaagaagctgctgcttgggtgcatggagtgctattttactgtagatgagcatgacagcagcagctgtctttgctcCGTTCTCCTTCTGGTGCTCCTGGAAAATTGGGAAAGTCAGGAGGATTCAGTCGAGCCTCTTCATTTTACCTTagacttcccctttgcttctagctgagaaactgcctccaaacaggtacgagcttgcctttttcatccacacttctcaaaacatttcaccAAGTAACTCTTCAATGCTTCCGTTAACTCCCTGGGGAAGAGAgctgttctccctcccactgTCTCCCTCTCTTGTGTCTAAGAGCTGGAACTCTTAGACAAAggagggctgaagtgcagaaccTCCTTCCTTGACAGCACCAGGAGTTTGAGCACTGCCCATTGACCATCCCTCATTTCCATTTGCCAGCTGAACTGAAATCACACCCAACACTGTTCCAATGGCCAGTTGCTGTTTGTTGCCACTGCTGGGGAATTTTGATCCATGACTTTGTAATGGGATCTGTCCTGAAGACGCCTGAAGCACCAGAACTCCTGGCTACAGGCTTCCGGCAGTTCttacacaagcaaagaaagccaagacaacagagaaaacctGCTTCCCTTACCTTCTGGAGGGTGAAGACCCTAGGAAGTCTCctattctccccagcagcagcaaagtcgtgGACTGTCTTCAAGGCCAGGTCGAAGTGGCCCTCAGCAGAGGATGCTAACACCGAAATCGGtccctgcaacacaagggaaagagtgagtctgtttccatcccacacattcatccctttcaagctttcaagcatattgcctgagggaatcagcaggaaaaagctcCAAGTCAGGCAACGAGATCCAAGCTGCCGAGGGAAAACTGGAGAGCGCAGGGATAGAGAGcacccacctctctctcagaaggtTCCAGACGTCTGACTCTTTCCAAGTAGCTCTGCAGCTGTTCTTCAATGTAGCTGATGTTCTGAGACGCTGCCAGTGCTCCCCCCACAGCCTTAtagaggaaattctgaaagagaagaggccagcgCGAAGAGGTTGCTAACACATCAACCTGTCATCACTGGAGAAGCAGAACACCCAGCTACCACCCCATCTCAAGGACCAAGAGACAGCCAAGGCACCAAGACTataaaaacagcccatttcttGGCCCAATCCAGTTACCAGCTCTATACagagaattaaaggaaaaaaaaaaaaaaagacattatgtaGGGCTGAGaataggaagcagtgaaaagcaactgtattgaaaaaaaccatgcagggagagaagcatcctgtggctctgccaccaaacctctcaaggaagaaaagtaaagagcAAGTCTTAGCAGAGGAccaaccttctccttggaaaagtttggatagtgggccatctgctgagttaactcgccattcagcttcatattccaggtctcattctttatggcttccagagatgttctcaggaactatggagaaaacaaaaagtgaagcaaatgctTCCTCAGGTTTTGTCAAGGTCTTTCTCTCATTCCAGTGTAACAAGAAGGTGTCTGGGGACAGCTCACACTACGGATaatccatcttcccttcccacccctttaATCTGCCCCAGACCCTTCTTCCAATATGGCAGCTAAGATCCTTCTGGGTCTCAGGAAACTATAGAGAAAGAGGCAGTGGCGCTTTTAGGACAACAGGCCCAAgttctgggagaggacaggcttgcccaaaACCTCACTGCCAAGACCCCACCTCCCAGCTGTCATAAAAGAACTCTGTACCTGCAGCAGACGGCACTCCCATTCTGCATAGTTCAGggagctctcatcttttcctgggaaacaagaggacacaacagcaggtcatctgattacagtgagcccaaaagaagcatccacacgtctcctttggaagcaaaaagtccAGCATTCCCAGGCTACCAGCTCCCAGAATGTACCTGTTCTGTCCGGGCTCAAAGGCAGCTACTCCACCAGCCCCTTTGTGAGTCCAAAGGCACAAGGTATGTCCAAGTCCCATTTCTTCAGGACCATGGAATCAACGCTGGGGAATACTGACTGCTGGTCAAAGCAGCTGTATATttcctcacaggaagaaaaatgaggcagaagggcCTTTCACAACCAGCTGGAGCTTAGTGCAAGAGAGAACTGCCACTGCCAAGCTGGACTCGACTGGTGACTCTGAACTtccaaggagagggcagtgccACAAAATCTCCTCAAGGGGGAATGTAAccactcacaaacactgtccaagcaagggtgggaggatgctgccagagcctgccattcTGATGCAATATGCCAGGCTAAAGCCCACACAGGGATCAGACTCCCTGGAACTGGGAGGGATGAAGAACAAGACAGCTTTAAGACACTCAAGGGCTCCGTTGTCCTCAGGCACTCTGGGGACCTGCCTTTTCCTGACTTCCCTTCTGTCCTCTTCAAATCAATCCCCTCCCAGCGGACACTTTACCTTCAAGGtactgcagcaaggaagggaTCTGTGCCATCCAGGGAATCCCCACCGCTCTGTGAATTGCCCTGTGAAgggtcttcagcagctgcagggcaacagctccatggccacctccttcataaggagagcaagcaagcacctggaagagggaaggagagagaattagagctccagcctgacagaggaacagcagtttgtctgagaaaggagaggggctttgcaggtgccatggcaggcagcacacagcagaactgcttctctttttgcactgcctccctgaggaATGGCGCGTCCTTGCTATTCGAGAGGTCCACACTGGGAATGCCCAGGCAGTCCTTGGAGGGCAAGACGCCCTCCGGCAGGCTTGTTCCTCCCTGAAGGCTGCAAGCATCTGCCTTGAAAGCAGTCTCCATCCggagctctccccctttcccttggtCAGGAAAACTCTGCCCCGAGGAGTCCCCAACTACTCACCAGGAGACgtaccagcagagcctggggagttggcagtttggctggaaagagaaaaaaagatccattTCAGCAGGCCAAGTCCCACACAAGATGATCACCCGTCCATCCCAGGCAAAGCCTCCAGGACAGGACTGAAGGGGCCTGATAATCTGCTGATAAATttgccttcccccagcttttcCCATCTTAGGGTATCCATGCAATTAACGTGCCGAAAGGAAGGTAGCTCCCCAGCACTACCAGCAAGGAGTCCTCCATTTTACAGGGAGAATgctgagaaatgaagagcaaagcattttctctgggaaatgcagaggaaatttccacaaaggaaatacagggcaggactccctgtcacctagcagaagggcaaggctgtgctgttcactcttcccagcctcccagttgggtctgccaggggacagagacacacacaggctcagcctgtccacctgacagagcaggacagaatactttggaagtttctctcttttaccGCGTTCTTGGTAGCACAGGTAATTgggttcctccttctcttctgctctctcctgtctctccacgAGCTCCCTGAGGCAGCGGGAGAGTGGGACCAGAGTGCCAGTGTACTGAGCTGGCACTACGAACTGGAGGAGCCTTGGCcataggagctgcagagcaaaatacagcaattcagcACGTCATTCTTTCCATCCCTTCAACTCCTGTTTTCATAGTGGCTGTCCTCTGTGGCTATGACCCAGCCCCTCCACTGTTAGCCCTCTCCAGGGCATTACTTCATGtctctcccaccctttctcttctgtctctcttccttctagtccACTGTCCTAATCCCCACTTGAGCCCATCTCTTGGACTGTTATTCACAAGgcttcatttcccctctcctccgacAAGACATTCTGGTAGCCCCGTGCTCGGAAGAGCTTgtcagcagggagggggagggctagAAGAAGGTATCCTCAAGGCAAGGAGTAGCACCAGGTGGTGGGATGACTTACTCTTGTCATGCCGCTTGCTGAGACGTCCAGGGTGTCGAGGACATGTAAGCAGAGAGTTTGAAGCGCGGTCTCTGCCACTGCTTCCCTCTCAGAGAGgtttcctgtctcctgcaagacacaagtttgaaaacactcccatcagctactgtttcttcaggaagaggctagaggcttcagtaggagacttggcttttgctttgggagcacaggtCACCTGAGGTAAGACAATGGGAAATCCTATAGTAGGGGTCACATCCTGGACTGCAAGGAAAACTACACAGAATGCAGAGAGAGCAACTGCCTGTTTGCAATTACCCAACCAATGGGGGTAAATGGTTTATTCGCGACAGCAGATGCTCAATGGCCCGAGCTCTGTTTTAATGACACCAAAGAAACGCTCTTCAGAGGAGTTCTGCTcaattcctgcactgaaaggagagcagaactggccccaaggacaaggaagaggaggtgggagttctTGACACGCTTCTCCTTACAAATGCAGCCTTCAGGAGCCTCACAGCAAATGACTGAAcaagaggaaaggcacagccaaagcCAAGAGTTTCACCAAGTCCTTGTTCTGGTGAGCCACCTACAAGGAGTCATTCCCTGTGGACCTGGCTGGCAACACCTAAGAAAGAGGTGCCTGTGGtccctttgtttccagaaagcacacagggcccgaaagcactgcatggagggcaggacaggttcggacagaaatatggaggacaaggaaagaacTGGAGAGCTTTTCCGGCTTGTCCTGCTTAGCCCacaatttctgtcttttgctgatcatccatcagcagttcagaaaagacttGTCCACCTTTGTATCCTGCTGAGAATCCACTTTTCCAGGGTGGCTTTTGccaagcagttttgctgaaatccctggcagcaccactgctctTTTCTTACTCTCCCACGGTGCCTCCCATTGCATGACATGGTGGTGTAGCACCACAGCCGCACCCTTGACAGCAACAGAGAGACCCACGATTCAAGTCGGTTGGGATGCTGATGAGGTCATGGCACCAGGCACTCAAGGGCTGCTGCTTGGGGGCctccacattttcagggaagctcagtgcagtagtcagtggacaaaaggcacaaaacaaagcCCCAAATGTCACATTCTCCTCTTACCAGTCTGCTGGTGGCCCGACTGAACTCCCTGAAAACATAGGCCACCAGACCCCAGGCCGAACAGTTCTCGACACCAGAGCTGAACAGTTCCTTGATGAAACCAAGAACAGCCACCTTCACCTGCCGGGGAGGAGATTGCAAACAAGAGTAACCATGAGTCCTTCTCTCCGAAGCAGGAAACATATGCCTAGGCTAGATCCAAACTGCGTAGGGAAATGCTTCCCCTGTCACTCATCAGGCTaccatcccttccccagccacctcaccttactccggtggtctccaaagacagtttccactgccttgacaaccaggaacatgttctttcttatcgccattgctgaaaggaagtacaggtacgttgaggcagagcccacccctccaaaagagcactgtcaaaatgtctctgctttctcatggacagctagacagaaagcacggggccaaaatctgacttcaggggaagcagcagaagccaggagcaacagggacTGCCTAACACAGAGAGTTAGAAAAATGGGATCCACACTGGAATTCACTACTCTTTATGCTCGGAGTGTTACTGAGCTTCAGCTGTCACCCCTGACGAAGCGTGGTCAATAACTATCCAGACAGACTGCTCGGCTGGGTTTGATACGGTTGGAGACTACAATTCATTTGGGTAACATAGTCTTTGTAAGCACCCAcgcatttctgtgcttcaccctttctcagctgaaacatggtAAGGTGCTTGGTCCACACTAAGCGTGTGCCCTCCATGGATTTTGACAAGGCTGCtggcctgtttctcagagctgaagggGACTCGGGCGACTTCTGAGATACCTCAGGGAGTGTGCACTTCTTGTGCACTCAGGTTGCAGAGGAGTCTGGTCTACCACAGCCCAACTGCACAGCCTGAACACCTCCTCTGATCAGGCTCTGGCAGTTCATGGCTTCAGCTCTTGGCTGTTTCTGCTCGTAGTCCCTCAGCCAAAGTACAtcattcctcctattttcttcctagtGTTACTTACAGTCACAATGAACAAAGAatctcagcagagacagggctgctattctagaagcctcgttctcagcctccagttgtgagtacagaaactccatggtctcctcagggaagcttcgggctggagggaagaaatcatgttctagGTTAACAATCAAGctcttctcccattgcagagctttcaaagaaaccacagccaaattctgttttctccttacctagtagcagcatgcagtggcacagctctgttttatggccaatgcggtgcttcttggtcacatccgagagctgtgggaatgaggtacgttttaggatcagtcttgagagagactgaaaagaatcgcTCCTATGAGGTCTTGTCTCCCTGGGGACTCACAGGGAAAGATGCCATTCAAGAAGGACAGTGCTCTGTCCTCtcaaagctgtcttctgcttcccccccacccttctgtctctctggaaCTCTACGGAGAGGCCAGAGATGAGCTTGTGCTCTGACAGACAGCTTCTAGATCCTGGAGTCAGAGATGAACACCTTCCTGAGCGTCTTGTCAGCTCCACTCTAACGCTCCAGAGGGAGTTTGAGCCTACGACAGGGGacccacagccaaaacaaaggCTACGCCCTAGAGGCAAGAGCAACCTTTGAGTTCCAGTCAGTTCCGCAGCAGCAAAAGGCCGTTAGGATACAAGGGCTGGCTGGGATTCCAAGGCTCAGCTTCAGCTCTCTGGGCTccagattcctcctgctctctgcccgagcaggaaactcctttgtgaactgagctgtccctggaaccaggcaaagcagccctggaaaagtcCGTGGGCACCTGGCCGGAATGGGGGCCTCAACAGCTGTATGGACCTGACTGCAAGGTATgagaaaagcccaaaggagggaaactctgccctgccaccccATGGGTCTTTCCTGCCAACCAGAGGCAGACCTGCTAACCCAGAGGGAAGTGCAAGATGTTCAGCCCCTGCTTACCTGGTTGTGCACAACAATGCAGATGATAAAAACTCTTTCCCTGGGGATAAAGGGCTCAGTTTTCtccacagcttccaagaaatgcctgagacgctacaagaaaaagtgaaaacgaGAGGGTGGCTTGTGAGTGAGAGCAGCTCATTAACACAGGACAGCATGCCTCCACAGTTGGCTGTtctctgccctgaaaaaacaggcagtatcaagcctccccctccatctgtgtgcgactgtcttggcttcttctctaacaggttcccagctcctccaggaactcccacagctccctgatcccagcacacactcaccctgacccatgcagccacATCGTATCTTGCCAGACACCTCACCTTGGTCACGTGAAAACCATCTTGGACCTCTTCATACTGGTCCaagagccagcagagctggtcGCACACATGCCCTTGATACTCTTCCTGATGAAGGAGGAGGCccatcatagctgccacagccctgatgatgtcctccttgagctgcacacaaggaagacagaagacctttgtttgctccgactgaagctctgctctaggaggcagcatcccccagacacaaacttcccccttcccaaagacggccatttcccagcttcctctggagGAAACGGTCTTGCTcgagaagagagagaacatttccccTCTTCTAAACCCAAGACCCTTGGGGCTCAAAGGCCACTGGAATTTGGCTGGTTCCCAGCGGCGGTTCTCCAGACCCGGCCTGGCCTCACTAGTTCATCGCGAGGCTGCAAAGCGGGACTCCAGGCACACTGCCTGTTGGCCCACAGCATTTCCACACTGTcgagctgcagcaggctcccagctctaGACAACGCCTCAACgacctgcttcctccctggaaagCACTTCTCCTGACGTGACACCACTGTTCCCCAGAAAGACAGGTGAactccagcattgcagctgctgctgctaaagggccacaaaggcagccagtctcacctccttctcttcacagtccagccagtttctgaccacgtagcagaagaaagggtatgtcttctcacaaagctgggcttcccctattcgagggaaggagcactttgcccagtcttggaagtAAACAGTCACCCCTTTCGACCACGTTTCCAGAACTGCAtgaaagatggggagaaaggTCACTCTGTCAAGTATGTCCcagagagaagagtttgcattATCACTCCAGCCTGTCTCAAACTGCCGTCCCATGCTCATCAGCACTTAGCTCCAGAGCAGTTTTGGGTTCTGGGGCAGgcgtgaaatgtttgaaaatgccttccttgaaatgctaagctgtttctctcctccctcttctcctccttgttcctgctagtcctttttcccccctccaagatTAGCTGTTGAGTAGTAAAATTAGCTGAGTAGTAAAACTCCAACAACTCCATTCCCTTCCTGGCCACAGCCATCTCCTGAGCTTTAGACATTCTTTTATGTTGTACAGACTGTTTGGAGCTTTAAAGGGCTGGAGCTCCCTAGAGGTTCAGAACCTGCAGTAGcagcttgagagagaagagaCTTGGGTGCCGACTGCCGCTCACtaacttccccttccctctgcatcccagtgcagccctggcactAGAGGTGGACACTTACCAGCACAGAAGGCttgcttcatcctgctgctctgtacTCGCCCCAGCATGGTGTACATGACATTCCAGGTCATTTCCAGAAACGggatgcagctcagtgctgcagagaagggcagagggaaagcaaacaacctgctgtcaggaaagctgttcagcaagggtgcccttccccgagggatgggagcagggaagcccTTCAG
This window contains:
- the LOC135328792 gene encoding maestro heat-like repeat-containing protein family member 1, which encodes MGLGHTLCLWTHKGAGGVAAFEPGQNRYILGAGKDESSLNYAEWECRLLQFLRTSLEAIKNETWNMKLNGELTQQMAHYPNFSKEKNFLYKAVGGALAASQNISYIEEQLQSYLERVRRLEPSEREGPISVLASSAEGHFDLALKTVHDFAAAGENRRLPRVFTLQKEHQKENGAKTAAAVMLIYSKIALHAPKQQLLARVETDIVENILCQYRTSPQDTELKLALIQSVTEVSCALQGVGTCENFSFASKRVLLEIVLVSDME
- the LOC135328778 gene encoding maestro heat-like repeat-containing protein family member 2B, whose product is MFLVVKAVETVFGDHRSKVKVAVLGFIKELFSSGVENCSAWGLVAYVFREFSRATSRLETGNLSEREAVAETALQTLCLHVLDTLDVSASGMTRLLWPRLLQFVVPAQYTGTLVPLSRCLRELVERQERAEEKEEPNYLCYQERAKLPTPQALLVRLLVLACSPYEGGGHGAVALQLLKTLHRAIHRAVGIPWMAQIPSLLQYLEGKVSAGRGLI